A section of the Mangifera indica cultivar Alphonso chromosome 12, CATAS_Mindica_2.1, whole genome shotgun sequence genome encodes:
- the LOC123192972 gene encoding SET and MYND domain-containing protein 4 isoform X1 gives MEKLKSLVPSSIKQMIANSSEDDLPSTCESLLNFFLNLDQFHQVVRDLVDPGSRLCGKNSDAAIELKLKGNQCYLSGDYAKALSFYTQALRIAPVDSIDKDRNLVATLFLNRASLLQKMDLLVECLQDCNRALQISPTYTKAWYRRGKVNASLGNYEDAVQDLIIAKDMEPSSGGKKQIESELKIILDQSKSAGSKFVQKNANNLRVPDEPVQVNLQCVITPDKGRGMASQCDIPESSLVHREEPYAVIILKHCRETYCHYCLNKLPADAIPCTSCSIPLYCSHNCQVLAGGQLLKNFPMKHSSNEILFNKFEEYIAQITRGIDFYPGDEHFFEHKHECQGAHWPMILPSDIVLAGRVLVKCIEQRRACSEGFNLTETLELSHNYLDASPESKLESHIYSIVLLYCIQHSYGFELPINGASISQRGKQSREKILFKLRWLQCTCFDLKLLSLSILQIVILIFQIRVNSMAIVCMKSNDDRPPNQFGDTVPGGTALTSTLEQIRVGQAIYAAGSLFNHSCRPNIHAYFLSRTLIIRTTEFVTSGCPLELSYGPQVGQWDCKDRLQFLEGNYSFRCRCSGCSEVNLSDLVINAFHCINPTCSGIVLDCSVVNCEKQKLKQFPKFPKGSSSESHLQIGKLSCDYIDSVGYLALQKKNRTLDGDPGYCLKCGSYCNLESSCAAVDEAWIYIKRLEDSIVSREISRTVVLDALRSLHLLRTILHACNKAIAKTEDNLAQAFSLVGDLQSARDHCKASVEILEKLYDHHHIAIGYELVKLASIQLSLGDHNVVDSINRLAAIFLRYYGSDADTIFPNLQSLREMALKLVQRLES, from the exons ATGGAGAAGCTGAAATCGCTAGTTCCGAGTAGCATTAAGCAAATGATAGCAAACAGCAGTGAAGACGATCTTCCTTCAACGTGTGAATCACTACTCAACTTCTTCCTCAATTTGGACCAGTTTCACCAG GTTGTGAGAGACTTGGTGGATCCTGGGAGCCGTCTCTGCGGGAAGAATTCGGACGCGGCTATTGAACTGAAGCTAAAGGGAAATCAATGTTATTTGAGCGGAGATTATGCTAAAGCTTTGAGTTTCTATACTCAG GCTCTGCGAATTGCTCCGGTTGATTCCATTGACAAAGACAGAAATTTGGTTGCAACTTTGTTTCTGAATCGGGCTTCTCTCTTGCAA AAAATGGATCTTTTAGTGGAATGCTTACAAGATTGTAATCGAGCCCTTCAGATTTCTCCAACCTATACAAAG GCATGGTACAGGAGAGGGAAGGTGAATGCCTCATTGGGAAATTACGAAGATGCAGTTCAGGACTTGATCATTGCAAAGGACATGGAACCATCATCGGGTGGAAAGAAGCAGATAGAAAGTGAACTGAAGATAATTTTAGACCAATCCAAGAGTGCAGGCAGTAAGTTTGTTCAAAAAAATGCAAATAACCTCAGAGTACCAG ATGAGCCAGTCCAAGTAAATCTGCAGTGCGTTATCACTCCTGATAAAGGAAGGGGTATGGCTTCTCAATGTGACATTCCAGAGTCTTCCTTGGTGCATAGAGAAGAACCTTATGCTGTG ATTATATTAAAGCACTGTCGGGAAACTTATTGCCATTACTGCTTAAATAAACTACCAGCAGATGCAATACCATGTACATCATGTTCAATACCGCTGTATTGCTCCCACAATTGCCAAGTACTGGCAGGAGGACAACTGTTGAAGAATTTTCCAATGAAACATAGTAGTAATGAAATCcttttcaacaaatttgaaGAGTATATTGCACAAATTACTCGAGGCATTGATTTCTATCCAGGTGATGAGCACTTTTTTGAACATAAACATGAATGTCAAGGTGCACACTGGCCTATGATATTGCCATCTGATATTGTTTTGGCTGGACGAGTGCTGGTCAAATGTATAGAGCAAAGAAGAGCTTGTAGTGAGGGTTTTAACCTCACAGAAACTTTG GAGCTTTCACATAATTACTTGGATGCATCTCCAGAAAGCAAATTGGAATCACATATATATTCAATTGTTTTGTTGTATTGTATCCAGCATTCTTATGGCTTTGAACTGCCAATAAATGGAGCCTCTATATCACAG AGAGGGAAGCAATCGAGAGAAAAGATCTTGTTTAAACTGCGATGGCTACAATGTACATGCTTTGACCTCaaacttctctctctctctatactGCAG ATTGTCATACTAATATTTCAAATAAGGGTGAATTCTATGGCAATCGTGTGCATGAAATCCAATGATGACAGACCACCAAATCAGTTTGGAGATACTGTACCTGGTGGAACTGCTTTAACTAGCACTCTGGAACAG ATTAGAGTAGGCCAAGCAATTTATGCAGCTGGCAGTTTGTTCAACCATTCTTGCCGGCCAAATATTCATGCATACTTTCTTTCGCGCACTCTCATAATACGGACAACAGAGTTTGTAACCTCAGGTTGCCCATTGGAGTTGTCTTATGGTCCCCAG GTTGGGCAGTGGGACTGTAAAGACCGTTTACAGTTTTTGGAAGGCAATTATTCTTTTCGATGTCGATGCAGTGGTTGTTCTGAAGTAAATCTATCAGATCTGGTTATTAATGCTTTCCATTGTATCAATCCAACTTGTTCCGGCATAGTTTTAGATTGCTCTGTGGTCAATTGTGAAAAACAGAAACTTAAGCAGTTCCCCAAATTTCCAAAAGGTAGCAGCTCAGAATCTCATTTGCAG ATTGGCAAGCTTAGTTGTGATTACATTGATTCAGTGGGTTACCTTGCActtcagaaaaaaaatagaacccTTGATGGTGATCCTGGATACTGTTTGAAATGTGGTTCTTATTGCAATCTGGAATCTTCATGTGCAGCAGTTGATGAAGCTTGGATTTATATTAAACG GTTAGAGGATTCAATAGTTTCAAGAGAAATCTCAAGGACTGTAGTTTTAGATGCTTTGAGATCACTGCATCTATTAAGAACAATATTGCATGCATGCAATAAGGCCATTGCCAAA ACAGAGGACAATCTTGCACAGGCATTTTCATTGGTCGGAGACCTACAATCTGCAAGGGACCATTGTAAAGCATCAGTTGAG ATATTAGAAAAGCTCTACGATCATCATCACATCGCTATTGGATATGAACTGGTGAAGCTTGCATCCATTCAGCTATCCTTAGGTGACCATAACGTGGTGGACAGCATAAATCGATTGGCTGCAATATTTCTGCGCTATTATGGATCAGATGCTGACACAATATTCCCAAATCTGCAATCCCTTAGAGAGATGGCTCTCAAACTTGTCCAAAGGTTGGAGAGTTGA
- the LOC123192972 gene encoding uncharacterized protein LOC123192972 isoform X3, protein MEKLKSLVPSSIKQMIANSSEDDLPSTCESLLNFFLNLDQFHQVVRDLVDPGSRLCGKNSDAAIELKLKGNQCYLSGDYAKALSFYTQALRIAPVDSIDKDRNLVATLFLNRASLLQKMDLLVECLQDCNRALQISPTYTKAWYRRGKVNASLGNYEDAVQDLIIAKDMEPSSGGKKQIESELKIILDQSKSAGSKFVQKNANNLRVPDEPVQVNLQCVITPDKGRGMASQCDIPESSLVHREEPYAVIILKHCRETYCHYCLNKLPADAIPCTSCSIPLYCSHNCQVLAGGQLLKNFPMKHSSNEILFNKFEEYIAQITRGIDFYPGDEHFFEHKHECQGAHWPMILPSDIVLAGRVLVKCIEQRRACSEGFNLTETLELSHNYLDASPESKLESHIYSIVLLYCIQHSYGFELPINGASISQRGKQSREKILFKLRWLQCTCFDLKLLSLSILQIVILIFQIRVNSMAIVCMKSNDDRPPNQFGDTVPGGTALTSTLEQVGQWDCKDRLQFLEGNYSFRCRCSGCSEVNLSDLVINAFHCINPTCSGIVLDCSVVNCEKQKLKQFPKFPKGSSSESHLQIGKLSCDYIDSVGYLALQKKNRTLDGDPGYCLKCGSYCNLESSCAAVDEAWIYIKRLEDSIVSREISRTVVLDALRSLHLLRTILHACNKAIAKTEDNLAQAFSLVGDLQSARDHCKASVEILEKLYDHHHIAIGYELVKLASIQLSLGDHNVVDSINRLAAIFLRYYGSDADTIFPNLQSLREMALKLVQRLES, encoded by the exons ATGGAGAAGCTGAAATCGCTAGTTCCGAGTAGCATTAAGCAAATGATAGCAAACAGCAGTGAAGACGATCTTCCTTCAACGTGTGAATCACTACTCAACTTCTTCCTCAATTTGGACCAGTTTCACCAG GTTGTGAGAGACTTGGTGGATCCTGGGAGCCGTCTCTGCGGGAAGAATTCGGACGCGGCTATTGAACTGAAGCTAAAGGGAAATCAATGTTATTTGAGCGGAGATTATGCTAAAGCTTTGAGTTTCTATACTCAG GCTCTGCGAATTGCTCCGGTTGATTCCATTGACAAAGACAGAAATTTGGTTGCAACTTTGTTTCTGAATCGGGCTTCTCTCTTGCAA AAAATGGATCTTTTAGTGGAATGCTTACAAGATTGTAATCGAGCCCTTCAGATTTCTCCAACCTATACAAAG GCATGGTACAGGAGAGGGAAGGTGAATGCCTCATTGGGAAATTACGAAGATGCAGTTCAGGACTTGATCATTGCAAAGGACATGGAACCATCATCGGGTGGAAAGAAGCAGATAGAAAGTGAACTGAAGATAATTTTAGACCAATCCAAGAGTGCAGGCAGTAAGTTTGTTCAAAAAAATGCAAATAACCTCAGAGTACCAG ATGAGCCAGTCCAAGTAAATCTGCAGTGCGTTATCACTCCTGATAAAGGAAGGGGTATGGCTTCTCAATGTGACATTCCAGAGTCTTCCTTGGTGCATAGAGAAGAACCTTATGCTGTG ATTATATTAAAGCACTGTCGGGAAACTTATTGCCATTACTGCTTAAATAAACTACCAGCAGATGCAATACCATGTACATCATGTTCAATACCGCTGTATTGCTCCCACAATTGCCAAGTACTGGCAGGAGGACAACTGTTGAAGAATTTTCCAATGAAACATAGTAGTAATGAAATCcttttcaacaaatttgaaGAGTATATTGCACAAATTACTCGAGGCATTGATTTCTATCCAGGTGATGAGCACTTTTTTGAACATAAACATGAATGTCAAGGTGCACACTGGCCTATGATATTGCCATCTGATATTGTTTTGGCTGGACGAGTGCTGGTCAAATGTATAGAGCAAAGAAGAGCTTGTAGTGAGGGTTTTAACCTCACAGAAACTTTG GAGCTTTCACATAATTACTTGGATGCATCTCCAGAAAGCAAATTGGAATCACATATATATTCAATTGTTTTGTTGTATTGTATCCAGCATTCTTATGGCTTTGAACTGCCAATAAATGGAGCCTCTATATCACAG AGAGGGAAGCAATCGAGAGAAAAGATCTTGTTTAAACTGCGATGGCTACAATGTACATGCTTTGACCTCaaacttctctctctctctatactGCAG ATTGTCATACTAATATTTCAAATAAGGGTGAATTCTATGGCAATCGTGTGCATGAAATCCAATGATGACAGACCACCAAATCAGTTTGGAGATACTGTACCTGGTGGAACTGCTTTAACTAGCACTCTGGAACAG GTTGGGCAGTGGGACTGTAAAGACCGTTTACAGTTTTTGGAAGGCAATTATTCTTTTCGATGTCGATGCAGTGGTTGTTCTGAAGTAAATCTATCAGATCTGGTTATTAATGCTTTCCATTGTATCAATCCAACTTGTTCCGGCATAGTTTTAGATTGCTCTGTGGTCAATTGTGAAAAACAGAAACTTAAGCAGTTCCCCAAATTTCCAAAAGGTAGCAGCTCAGAATCTCATTTGCAG ATTGGCAAGCTTAGTTGTGATTACATTGATTCAGTGGGTTACCTTGCActtcagaaaaaaaatagaacccTTGATGGTGATCCTGGATACTGTTTGAAATGTGGTTCTTATTGCAATCTGGAATCTTCATGTGCAGCAGTTGATGAAGCTTGGATTTATATTAAACG GTTAGAGGATTCAATAGTTTCAAGAGAAATCTCAAGGACTGTAGTTTTAGATGCTTTGAGATCACTGCATCTATTAAGAACAATATTGCATGCATGCAATAAGGCCATTGCCAAA ACAGAGGACAATCTTGCACAGGCATTTTCATTGGTCGGAGACCTACAATCTGCAAGGGACCATTGTAAAGCATCAGTTGAG ATATTAGAAAAGCTCTACGATCATCATCACATCGCTATTGGATATGAACTGGTGAAGCTTGCATCCATTCAGCTATCCTTAGGTGACCATAACGTGGTGGACAGCATAAATCGATTGGCTGCAATATTTCTGCGCTATTATGGATCAGATGCTGACACAATATTCCCAAATCTGCAATCCCTTAGAGAGATGGCTCTCAAACTTGTCCAAAGGTTGGAGAGTTGA
- the LOC123192972 gene encoding uncharacterized protein LOC123192972 isoform X5 — MDLLVECLQDCNRALQISPTYTKAWYRRGKVNASLGNYEDAVQDLIIAKDMEPSSGGKKQIESELKIILDQSKSAGSKFVQKNANNLRVPDEPVQVNLQCVITPDKGRGMASQCDIPESSLVHREEPYAVIILKHCRETYCHYCLNKLPADAIPCTSCSIPLYCSHNCQVLAGGQLLKNFPMKHSSNEILFNKFEEYIAQITRGIDFYPGDEHFFEHKHECQGAHWPMILPSDIVLAGRVLVKCIEQRRACSEGFNLTETLELSHNYLDASPESKLESHIYSIVLLYCIQHSYGFELPINGASISQRGKQSREKILFKLRWLQCTCFDLKLLSLSILQIVILIFQIRVNSMAIVCMKSNDDRPPNQFGDTVPGGTALTSTLEQIRVGQAIYAAGSLFNHSCRPNIHAYFLSRTLIIRTTEFVTSGCPLELSYGPQVGQWDCKDRLQFLEGNYSFRCRCSGCSEVNLSDLVINAFHCINPTCSGIVLDCSVVNCEKQKLKQFPKFPKGSSSESHLQIGKLSCDYIDSVGYLALQKKNRTLDGDPGYCLKCGSYCNLESSCAAVDEAWIYIKRLEDSIVSREISRTVVLDALRSLHLLRTILHACNKAIAKTEDNLAQAFSLVGDLQSARDHCKASVEILEKLYDHHHIAIGYELVKLASIQLSLGDHNVVDSINRLAAIFLRYYGSDADTIFPNLQSLREMALKLVQRLES; from the exons ATGGATCTTTTAGTGGAATGCTTACAAGATTGTAATCGAGCCCTTCAGATTTCTCCAACCTATACAAAG GCATGGTACAGGAGAGGGAAGGTGAATGCCTCATTGGGAAATTACGAAGATGCAGTTCAGGACTTGATCATTGCAAAGGACATGGAACCATCATCGGGTGGAAAGAAGCAGATAGAAAGTGAACTGAAGATAATTTTAGACCAATCCAAGAGTGCAGGCAGTAAGTTTGTTCAAAAAAATGCAAATAACCTCAGAGTACCAG ATGAGCCAGTCCAAGTAAATCTGCAGTGCGTTATCACTCCTGATAAAGGAAGGGGTATGGCTTCTCAATGTGACATTCCAGAGTCTTCCTTGGTGCATAGAGAAGAACCTTATGCTGTG ATTATATTAAAGCACTGTCGGGAAACTTATTGCCATTACTGCTTAAATAAACTACCAGCAGATGCAATACCATGTACATCATGTTCAATACCGCTGTATTGCTCCCACAATTGCCAAGTACTGGCAGGAGGACAACTGTTGAAGAATTTTCCAATGAAACATAGTAGTAATGAAATCcttttcaacaaatttgaaGAGTATATTGCACAAATTACTCGAGGCATTGATTTCTATCCAGGTGATGAGCACTTTTTTGAACATAAACATGAATGTCAAGGTGCACACTGGCCTATGATATTGCCATCTGATATTGTTTTGGCTGGACGAGTGCTGGTCAAATGTATAGAGCAAAGAAGAGCTTGTAGTGAGGGTTTTAACCTCACAGAAACTTTG GAGCTTTCACATAATTACTTGGATGCATCTCCAGAAAGCAAATTGGAATCACATATATATTCAATTGTTTTGTTGTATTGTATCCAGCATTCTTATGGCTTTGAACTGCCAATAAATGGAGCCTCTATATCACAG AGAGGGAAGCAATCGAGAGAAAAGATCTTGTTTAAACTGCGATGGCTACAATGTACATGCTTTGACCTCaaacttctctctctctctatactGCAG ATTGTCATACTAATATTTCAAATAAGGGTGAATTCTATGGCAATCGTGTGCATGAAATCCAATGATGACAGACCACCAAATCAGTTTGGAGATACTGTACCTGGTGGAACTGCTTTAACTAGCACTCTGGAACAG ATTAGAGTAGGCCAAGCAATTTATGCAGCTGGCAGTTTGTTCAACCATTCTTGCCGGCCAAATATTCATGCATACTTTCTTTCGCGCACTCTCATAATACGGACAACAGAGTTTGTAACCTCAGGTTGCCCATTGGAGTTGTCTTATGGTCCCCAG GTTGGGCAGTGGGACTGTAAAGACCGTTTACAGTTTTTGGAAGGCAATTATTCTTTTCGATGTCGATGCAGTGGTTGTTCTGAAGTAAATCTATCAGATCTGGTTATTAATGCTTTCCATTGTATCAATCCAACTTGTTCCGGCATAGTTTTAGATTGCTCTGTGGTCAATTGTGAAAAACAGAAACTTAAGCAGTTCCCCAAATTTCCAAAAGGTAGCAGCTCAGAATCTCATTTGCAG ATTGGCAAGCTTAGTTGTGATTACATTGATTCAGTGGGTTACCTTGCActtcagaaaaaaaatagaacccTTGATGGTGATCCTGGATACTGTTTGAAATGTGGTTCTTATTGCAATCTGGAATCTTCATGTGCAGCAGTTGATGAAGCTTGGATTTATATTAAACG GTTAGAGGATTCAATAGTTTCAAGAGAAATCTCAAGGACTGTAGTTTTAGATGCTTTGAGATCACTGCATCTATTAAGAACAATATTGCATGCATGCAATAAGGCCATTGCCAAA ACAGAGGACAATCTTGCACAGGCATTTTCATTGGTCGGAGACCTACAATCTGCAAGGGACCATTGTAAAGCATCAGTTGAG ATATTAGAAAAGCTCTACGATCATCATCACATCGCTATTGGATATGAACTGGTGAAGCTTGCATCCATTCAGCTATCCTTAGGTGACCATAACGTGGTGGACAGCATAAATCGATTGGCTGCAATATTTCTGCGCTATTATGGATCAGATGCTGACACAATATTCCCAAATCTGCAATCCCTTAGAGAGATGGCTCTCAAACTTGTCCAAAGGTTGGAGAGTTGA
- the LOC123192972 gene encoding uncharacterized protein LOC123192972 isoform X2: MEKLKSLVPSSIKQMIANSSEDDLPSTCESLLNFFLNLDQFHQVVRDLVDPGSRLCGKNSDAAIELKLKGNQCYLSGDYAKALSFYTQALRIAPVDSIDKDRNLVATLFLNRASLLQKMDLLVECLQDCNRALQISPTYTKAWYRRGKVNASLGNYEDAVQDLIIAKDMEPSSGGKKQIESELKIILDQSKSAGSKFVQKNANNLRVPDEPVQVNLQCVITPDKGRGMASQCDIPESSLVHREEPYAVIILKHCRETYCHYCLNKLPADAIPCTSCSIPLYCSHNCQVLAGGQLLKNFPMKHSSNEILFNKFEEYIAQITRGIDFYPGDEHFFEHKHECQGAHWPMILPSDIVLAGRVLVKCIEQRRACSEGFNLTETLELSHNYLDASPESKLESHIYSIVLLYCIQHSYGFELPINGASISQIVILIFQIRVNSMAIVCMKSNDDRPPNQFGDTVPGGTALTSTLEQIRVGQAIYAAGSLFNHSCRPNIHAYFLSRTLIIRTTEFVTSGCPLELSYGPQVGQWDCKDRLQFLEGNYSFRCRCSGCSEVNLSDLVINAFHCINPTCSGIVLDCSVVNCEKQKLKQFPKFPKGSSSESHLQIGKLSCDYIDSVGYLALQKKNRTLDGDPGYCLKCGSYCNLESSCAAVDEAWIYIKRLEDSIVSREISRTVVLDALRSLHLLRTILHACNKAIAKTEDNLAQAFSLVGDLQSARDHCKASVEILEKLYDHHHIAIGYELVKLASIQLSLGDHNVVDSINRLAAIFLRYYGSDADTIFPNLQSLREMALKLVQRLES; this comes from the exons ATGGAGAAGCTGAAATCGCTAGTTCCGAGTAGCATTAAGCAAATGATAGCAAACAGCAGTGAAGACGATCTTCCTTCAACGTGTGAATCACTACTCAACTTCTTCCTCAATTTGGACCAGTTTCACCAG GTTGTGAGAGACTTGGTGGATCCTGGGAGCCGTCTCTGCGGGAAGAATTCGGACGCGGCTATTGAACTGAAGCTAAAGGGAAATCAATGTTATTTGAGCGGAGATTATGCTAAAGCTTTGAGTTTCTATACTCAG GCTCTGCGAATTGCTCCGGTTGATTCCATTGACAAAGACAGAAATTTGGTTGCAACTTTGTTTCTGAATCGGGCTTCTCTCTTGCAA AAAATGGATCTTTTAGTGGAATGCTTACAAGATTGTAATCGAGCCCTTCAGATTTCTCCAACCTATACAAAG GCATGGTACAGGAGAGGGAAGGTGAATGCCTCATTGGGAAATTACGAAGATGCAGTTCAGGACTTGATCATTGCAAAGGACATGGAACCATCATCGGGTGGAAAGAAGCAGATAGAAAGTGAACTGAAGATAATTTTAGACCAATCCAAGAGTGCAGGCAGTAAGTTTGTTCAAAAAAATGCAAATAACCTCAGAGTACCAG ATGAGCCAGTCCAAGTAAATCTGCAGTGCGTTATCACTCCTGATAAAGGAAGGGGTATGGCTTCTCAATGTGACATTCCAGAGTCTTCCTTGGTGCATAGAGAAGAACCTTATGCTGTG ATTATATTAAAGCACTGTCGGGAAACTTATTGCCATTACTGCTTAAATAAACTACCAGCAGATGCAATACCATGTACATCATGTTCAATACCGCTGTATTGCTCCCACAATTGCCAAGTACTGGCAGGAGGACAACTGTTGAAGAATTTTCCAATGAAACATAGTAGTAATGAAATCcttttcaacaaatttgaaGAGTATATTGCACAAATTACTCGAGGCATTGATTTCTATCCAGGTGATGAGCACTTTTTTGAACATAAACATGAATGTCAAGGTGCACACTGGCCTATGATATTGCCATCTGATATTGTTTTGGCTGGACGAGTGCTGGTCAAATGTATAGAGCAAAGAAGAGCTTGTAGTGAGGGTTTTAACCTCACAGAAACTTTG GAGCTTTCACATAATTACTTGGATGCATCTCCAGAAAGCAAATTGGAATCACATATATATTCAATTGTTTTGTTGTATTGTATCCAGCATTCTTATGGCTTTGAACTGCCAATAAATGGAGCCTCTATATCACAG ATTGTCATACTAATATTTCAAATAAGGGTGAATTCTATGGCAATCGTGTGCATGAAATCCAATGATGACAGACCACCAAATCAGTTTGGAGATACTGTACCTGGTGGAACTGCTTTAACTAGCACTCTGGAACAG ATTAGAGTAGGCCAAGCAATTTATGCAGCTGGCAGTTTGTTCAACCATTCTTGCCGGCCAAATATTCATGCATACTTTCTTTCGCGCACTCTCATAATACGGACAACAGAGTTTGTAACCTCAGGTTGCCCATTGGAGTTGTCTTATGGTCCCCAG GTTGGGCAGTGGGACTGTAAAGACCGTTTACAGTTTTTGGAAGGCAATTATTCTTTTCGATGTCGATGCAGTGGTTGTTCTGAAGTAAATCTATCAGATCTGGTTATTAATGCTTTCCATTGTATCAATCCAACTTGTTCCGGCATAGTTTTAGATTGCTCTGTGGTCAATTGTGAAAAACAGAAACTTAAGCAGTTCCCCAAATTTCCAAAAGGTAGCAGCTCAGAATCTCATTTGCAG ATTGGCAAGCTTAGTTGTGATTACATTGATTCAGTGGGTTACCTTGCActtcagaaaaaaaatagaacccTTGATGGTGATCCTGGATACTGTTTGAAATGTGGTTCTTATTGCAATCTGGAATCTTCATGTGCAGCAGTTGATGAAGCTTGGATTTATATTAAACG GTTAGAGGATTCAATAGTTTCAAGAGAAATCTCAAGGACTGTAGTTTTAGATGCTTTGAGATCACTGCATCTATTAAGAACAATATTGCATGCATGCAATAAGGCCATTGCCAAA ACAGAGGACAATCTTGCACAGGCATTTTCATTGGTCGGAGACCTACAATCTGCAAGGGACCATTGTAAAGCATCAGTTGAG ATATTAGAAAAGCTCTACGATCATCATCACATCGCTATTGGATATGAACTGGTGAAGCTTGCATCCATTCAGCTATCCTTAGGTGACCATAACGTGGTGGACAGCATAAATCGATTGGCTGCAATATTTCTGCGCTATTATGGATCAGATGCTGACACAATATTCCCAAATCTGCAATCCCTTAGAGAGATGGCTCTCAAACTTGTCCAAAGGTTGGAGAGTTGA